In Gemmatimonadaceae bacterium, a genomic segment contains:
- a CDS encoding diacylglycerol kinase, whose translation MATIHHSPLMTEPLRKTKPSSFVGRLIAAFRNSFAGYRHAFASESALREELVAFVILAPLSLALPVSRVEHLMLLLSLILVILVELLNTAIEATVDRISLELHPLAGMAKDLGSASVLTALVMTGICWVMIAGPVVLHWWRG comes from the coding sequence ATCGCGACGATTCATCACTCCCCTCTCATGACCGAACCGCTCAGGAAAACCAAACCGTCGAGTTTCGTTGGTCGCCTCATCGCGGCGTTCCGCAACTCGTTTGCCGGCTATCGCCACGCCTTCGCGTCCGAGTCGGCGCTGCGCGAGGAGCTGGTGGCCTTTGTCATTCTCGCCCCGCTGTCGCTGGCGCTGCCGGTCAGCCGGGTTGAGCACCTGATGCTCCTGTTGTCGCTGATTCTGGTCATTCTGGTGGAGTTGCTGAACACCGCCATCGAGGCGACGGTGGATCGCATCTCGCTGGAACTCCATCCGCTGGCCGGCATGGCGAAAGACCTGGGCAGCGCGTCAGTGTTGACGGCGCTGGTGATGACCGGAATCTGCTGGGTGATGATTGCGGGGCCGGTCGTGCTGCACTGGTGGCGTGGATAG